The nucleotide window CCCCACATTAGTGCTGCAGACTGAGATAATTGGTGGGAATTTTCCAGAAGTTCTTGAGCTTAACAGTGGAGTGGCTTCCAGGCAAGGTCTTTGAGAGTCTGTCACTTAGATATCATAGGCTAAAATCCCCTGGGACCCTTGCTACAACAGTCCATCTAACAGGTGTGTAAGCCTCTAATTTCTTATATCACTTCCCTTCATACTTGAAAAACACAGAATGTCTTCTTTGAACACTAACATAAATAGGTAATaggtaatcatttttttctttttgtgtgtatatgttaacgattttaaaataaaaatatgatatttgtataacaaatcaataaatgctttcaaatattttcaatatatgaTGTAATAAATGTTTTCATAGAGATGCTACAGAAGCACGATACAAAACATAAATTGTAAGGGCACAGGAAAGGCTTCCTAGAGAGAGTGCTGCGTTCCAAACTGAATCTTGCGGGAGGTGAGGAGTTGCTGCAGGGTAAACGTAAGAACAGGACAGGTAACGGGAATAGCACGTGCAAGGGCATGAGAGAGGGCTCTGCTCTTTGCTTTGTGTGATGGAGACACACATTGTTGCAGAAGAATGAGGTAAGATGAGGCTGAAGAGAGAAGCAAGAGGCCTCATCCTGGAGGGCTTTTTATGCCAGTCTAcaaatgttgggtttttttttttcttgaaggcaATAAGGAAGAGCTGGGAAAGTAAGGTCTGTGTTCTATGAAAGGCATCGTAGCTGCATAGAGGGGAAATGTGTAAAGGCAGGAATAATGGGGGCCAGTCCGCAGAGCCACGGAGGTGATGGGTCCTAAGGAGATTGCAGAAGGATGGGATCTGGGTGGGAGGAATTTCTGTTGGGGGCTTGAGGGGATGTGACGGGAGGCGGTCCAAtggttccttctcctcttcccaaaACTGGAGGGAGGCTGGCACACTTCAATTGAAGGATGATAAATCAGGTAATTTCAGTTATGGTTGGAACGTACTTAAAGGTGGAGAGAGTGGAAAGTGATGTTTCAAGAGTTCCTCCAGAAAGGAAATCTGGGAGCCAAGCCCTTCCTTGGAACAAAAACAGGAAATTCACAACGTACATGTAAGCATATTTTTCTTGGATAGCTTCCTGACCAGCAGGTAAAGCAGTAGATTGTTCCAACCAGGGACAGTCGGGTGTTTGTAATTGACCTCAGGCATTTACCCAGGCCAGTTAGGTCTCTTTGAGGCTTCTCCCCGTGCTCCTCTGCCTACAGCCCTGCTCAGCCAAAGACACCTGGAGATATCAGGCACCACCTCCTGTGACCAGGCTGTGTTTTAGGTGCTACCAATGACTGTCCAGCAAAGGGAAAACAGAGCTGCAGGACAAAGTTTTTACAGCAGGACTTCTCAGGCATAGGTGTGCATGTGAACCACCTGGGATCCCAAAGGTCTGGGAtggggtctgagattctgcatttctcacaagctcccaggtgatgcgaTGCTGCTCaactgtggaccacactttgagaagcactggtctaAAGGTGGTTGGAGGATAAGCCAGGAGGTTGGGGAGGTGCCTAGAGGGAATGAGATAGTGACAATTCCTGTGCTCCATTGATTCACTGTATTTGTTGCATCTGCCCTGGAAAACGGGACCTGTGTGGTCTAGAGTTTTGAAGACTGGAAGACTTAAAGGGgaaaagagacaagaaataaGACCGCCTTTTAGAAAGCTCAAAGCTCTAGTATTGCAAccagcatattaaaaataaaaaaataaagcaagtaaaTAAGGCATCTGTATTAGTTTTTTATTACTGTGTATTACTGTGTAACCaattgccacaaacttagtggctacaaaaatacccatttattatctcacagttctgtaggtcagaagtccagttACAGGTTAGCTggatcctctgctcagggtctcatcAGGCTGAAATGAAGATGCCACCTAGGCTGCAACTCTCATCGGAGGCCCCAGGTCCTCCTCCAAGCTCATTCATTTGGCAGAATTCACTTCTTTGCAGTTGTAGGACTGAAGCTTCTACTTTCTTAGTAGCTGTCAACTGGGAATCACTCTCCGCTCCCAGGGCCACCTTACTGAGTGGCGCCCTTTTGCCGTGAAACATGACATAATCATGGGAGTGATAGCCCCTCATCAAAGGGTATATAGCCCCTCATCGAAGGGTATAGGTCATTTGGGCCCATCTTAGAATTCCActaagagtgaagtaagtcagaaagagaaaaacaaataccgtatactaatgcacatatgtggaatctaagaaaacggtactgatgaacctcgtggcagggcaggaataaagacgcagatgtagagaatggacttgaggacacaggaggggaaggggaagctgggatgaagtgagagagtagaaatgacatatacacactaccaaatgtaaaatggatggctagtgggaagtggctgcatagcacagggagatcagcttgttaCTTTGTGAcgacctacaggggtgggatagggagggtgggagggaggctcaagagggaggggatatggggatatatgtatacatatagctggttcactttgttgtacagcagaaactaacacaacactgtgaagcaattatactccaataaagatgtgaaaaagaaaattcaaagggagaactcctaaaaaaaaaaaaaattccactaaCCACAGCATCCTATGATAATACTTCACATTAGAGATATATCAACATAAGtgtaatttcttcatttgttcccATCTGGCTCTAAATCATCCTATGATGATGGTGATAGCAGAAGTAGCTTCCATTTGTGAGCACCAATTACGTGCCAGCACTTTGCTACGCACTTTACATATTCCTAGCTTATTTAACCCTATCAATAATCCTTAATAATCTATATCATTATAGACATCTGCAACAGAGACTTAGAAATTTAAAGTAACTTGGTCCAGGTCACACAGTGCAGTGACCCAGTGATATCTGATAGTGTGGATTGAGTCTTAGTCTGGACCAACTGAGTAACTCAATGAGGTGAGTTTCCTCACCCAGAAATGGAGAGGTTAAACCCGAAGATCTCTGAGGTCCTTTCCAATTTTTACAATTATGCAGTGAAAATTGCAATGCCAagattttcagtaatttttttcctttcggATCCAAGGCAAAGCAAAGTTTGTAGCAGCATGAATGTCAGAAGCGAGATAGTTCACCAAAACTGTTCTCATCGCAAAGGTGTCTCTTACCTAACTGAAACCAAAGCCCCCAAGTCcatctccagctccagctcccctAATCATAGCTTCCAGTATAAGGTACCACCCCCTAACATCCTAACGGGAAGTCTCAATGTGCCCCTGGAATGGTCTAAAGAAAAAACGTAATATTAAGTGCCAAGAAGGTGATAGAATTGTCAGAAGTACAAGAAATCAACTAGTAAATTGTGGGCAATCAGTCATGGTATGTTCTGTAACAGTATACAAatcataaatacaaaaaaaaagagagagagagagagagagcgagtgAAACAAGGAAAAGCTATCAGGCTGTCAGTGCCATCTTGTGGAAAGACCTATATTGAAATGTCCAAGGTAACCTGACCACACCCCAGATCATGTCAAAGCCTCTACACTTGACACCAATGTGCATCCATTAACAGCAGGATAGCATCACCATTTGTTTGTAGGCAATGGTGCTGATGGGTAGAGGGTCCATTCTGGTTGCTTGCCTCCTGTGCCATGGCCAGTTATTAAATCATTTGTATATCGTCCCTAACTACACAAATACCACATCAAACCCCGTACCTCCCACACCACTAACACCCAAAACCCACACCCAAACTATTCTGCTTGGTTCCTCTACACAGCATGGTTCTCCAGATGTGGAAACTTTGCACTGACCTATCTCAACACCCTATCCCCtaaaaacacacacgcacacttagACTACAACTGCTTATAGTAtaactttttctttgaaaaataaacttgATATTATTTCGCTTCTTAAGTTTATTAgaaattatttctcttctttccttttatctgAATATTCCCATCTGTATTGTTTTCCTATTTGCTGCATGAGAAATTCCCCCTAAATTTGATGgcttaaaataatcaatatttattatctcatagtttccgTGGGTAAGAAATTCAAGGGAGGACTAGCTGGGTGATTCTGGCTCAGGGAACCTGTGAGGTTATTGTCAAGATGTTGGGCAGGTCATCTAAGGTCTTGATGGGGCCAGAGGATCCACTTCCAAAACAGCAAGTTCTCGTACGTGATGCTGGTATGAAGCCTCCCCCCACGAATCTCTCATTAGACTCCTTGAGTGTCCTCCTaatatggcagctggcttctcccaCAAAAGGGCAAGTCAAAACCATACTGTCTTTTGTGAGTTAACCTAAGAAGTCACACACCGTCATGTCCACAATATTCTACTTGTTACACAAGCCAGGCCTATCAATGTGGAAAAGACATGAGGTGGTCTTTGAGGTTGGCTACCACACCATCCCTTCTGTAACCCAATTTCCAGATCATTGGGTCCCAGGTGTGAGATGTGTTTAGACAAAAGATCCTAACATTTAAGACACTGAGAGCTCTGACTACAGTCCAAGGGCCACAGGAAGCCAAACCCAAGCAATCCTCTGCCTTGGTGGGACACAGGGACCTACTTGGAGAAAGGAATCTCTGTCTCTGGTTTCACCTCCAACTGCCACTAGCATCAAGCCCTCAAGGAACTGGGGGCCTCAACATCAAAGAGAATTAGGTCAAAACAGTCTTAtcagctggggaagggggagctaGGATGCTCTAACACTGTTCTGTTGAGCTTCCAAATAAtgttatttccagtatttcacAATATGGGCCGAGAACAAAAGGGAACGAAGACCGCTGTCCTCATAAGACTTTGGTGGTTCCAACCCAAGCTTATCTTTCCCCCACTGACTTCTCTTGTGCTTATTATTTTTACTGCACAATTAACTTTTCAATATATATGATCTGATTGTCTTTGATGAGTAATTTAGTACTTTACTATATATTATGAGAACAATTACTTTTGAGTCTAAATCCGCCCCCAGCATGTTGTAAATTCCTTGAAGTCAGGGAAATTAAGCTTATCACTCAGCCCACTGTCGGTGTCAACAGATTGTTCTCCAGGAAAATATCTCCCTCAACACACTTACATACACACAAGAtcaaacacatgcacacaacagGAGCAGGGCTCTGCAAAGAGCAAggcttatttttccctttttacaaAACATTAATTAGACTTAGCCAGGATCATACTGACACAGTCATTCTCTCCTTAAAAGCACACACATGTTAAAAAGTACATCTCAAGAAGGTGTTACACCGCACTCAAATAGTCCTCAAACTCATGCAATTAAAAagacacacagggcttccctggtggcgcagtggttgagagtccgcctgccgatgcagaggacatgggttcgtgccctggtccaggaagatcccacatgccacggagcggctgggcccatgagccatggccgctgagcctgcgcgtctggagcctgtgctccacagcgggagaggccacaacagtgagaggcccgcgtaccacaaaaaaaaaaaaaaaaagacacacaaacaCCCCAGAAGGAAGAAAGATTTCCTTCTGGCCCATCAACAACAAGCTGCCACCGGCTGCAGCCAATGAAGAACCGTCACAGCCCTCCtcaattcttcctttcctctatAAAAGCAAGCCCCTCTCCTCTGTTCCCAGAACCTGTTTATGGTTTGCCATAGTTTGCTTGGCCCGAATTGCAATTCTCTACTATTCCTGAGTAAACTCACCTtgctggtggaaaaaaaaaaaagacacataaacacacattGATTGTCACATAGTCCTGGAGACTCTCCTACACTCCCAGAAATGTACCTTCACAGTCTGGCCTATGCATTCTacttatcttttcattcatttaacaattttGAGCACTGGGTATCAGGTTCTGTATTAGATGTGTGAAATCTGAAGATGGAATGATGCCTTCTTGGCTCTGACACAGATAACCCCAATCCAATAAACTAACTGCTATACTAGgagtacatatttatataaaatgagatGGGAGTATGAAGATTAAATCTTACTGAAGGTCAGGCaacacagaagaggaaggaaaagaagctcAGTGTTGCATGAAGTTGAGGGCTACGTGCGGGGAGCTGACATTGTTTAGTTGCCGGGATCCTAGCCAGGAAACCATCAGAAAGGAGTTTTTCTTTCAACGTGAGGCCCCCTGGGCCcaagacagaaaattaaataatattcttgACAATGGGACACAGACCAAGGCAGGGACCTGTTGGAAGCCAGAGGCAGAGCAGTAAAGAGGGAGGAATTCCTACAAAGGAAGCCCAGGTGGGTTGATGGATGCACTTCAACCCCTGCAGAGACCCACACGGGAATCTCTGTCTCCCCCCGCGAAATGTCTTCTTTCTGAAGAAGATGGGCTTTGAGCTGGATCTCAAGGAGGCAAGGAAGGGGCATAGGGTAGTGGAGAGAGATGTGGGAAGTTTTCCCCTTATGAGTGAGGGAGCAAAGAAAGGACAGCAaggaaaagggactgagaaaagtTCAACCTGAAAGGAGCAAGTCTGGAGTCTTGTCTCCAGAGGCAGTGCAGCCAGAAATCCTGAGCAAGGGATTGAGAGGAGTtgctgggaggggagaaggggtgaCTGGTGGCTGAAGGGCACAATCGGAATAAATTGGGATGGGCTAGAAAGAGTCATAGGGAGTTGTGTGGGAAATGGGAGTGCAGACAGGAAGGGCTTAATCAGGGCTGTGATTGtacagaagaaagggaaagggtaGATTTGGCAGCTCCTGGAACCTGGGGAGAGTAGGCAGAGGCGATGCTTCAGAGTTGCCTGGGTAAACGGTAAGTGCATTTTCCACAGGGTCAGAGCAGGCTTTGATCTTTGGAGGAAGaaaaattccttttcattttgctggaaCCAAATGTGTGTGTCAGGGGTAGATGGGAACAGAAGGAGGGAAGTACATCTTCATGACTAGGTACCCTGGGCTTGGAATGAGAGAGACCTTGGCTCAACCAGCCCAgctacttactagctatgtgtgCTTGGCTAAGTTAACCAACTTCTTTAAGCCTCAGATTACGCATGTGcaaaagagatataaaaatacCTTCCCAATGTGGCTCTTCCAgaaagcacctggcacagggcctggtacataAGCAAATTCAATAAGGGTtaactattttcataattataattaGTCTGATCACTAGAAGCACATTGTTCAAATGAGGATATGAACCAGTCAGATCACAGTTAAGACACTGTATTCAGATCTAGTTCCCCACCTGCTATGAATGACACAGAGAAACTCTAGCCTCCCCAGGGAAGGGTGACTCACAGAACCTGAGAATcaggaaatatgaagaaaaattaacaaatccTGCAACTGTTTAACCCAGCTGAGGGACATGAGGATGGCTAGGTAAAAAGGCAGTAACCTTCTATTTAACTTTAGAATACAATACCGTTTTGTTAAAgattctggagccaggctgcttgGTTTcaaaccccccccccaccatcagTCATCTCTTGGTCAAGTTCCTGAACCTCTccagagcttcagttttctcatctataagatAGTTAAATAGATTACCCACCTCGTAAGATTATTGTGGCAATTAAATCAGTTTGaaaaatacctggcacatagtaaatgctcaatttGTTAATTCTTAtattgttgttggtggtggtgcttttgttgttgttattattattacattattactcTCCCGGGTACGATTTCAGGGCACCAGATGGCAGAAacactggggttttttttaataatttcagcaGTGGAAAAACAAGAATAGTCCCCTGTACAGTGGTGATTCCCACTTACTGGATGAGTTCAAAAAGTCACTGATAATGACTTAGAGTTATTGTAGAGAAGATTCCTCCCCCAAGCCGTATGTAGATTTGCCATCTCTTAAACCCTTGGGCATCCATTGTGAAGAAAGTTAAGACAAGGCCAGGCCCTTGGGCAGCAGGGGCAGTTGGCCAGTGATGCAATAACTCCCACCGACCGCCAGGGAGCAGCAGAGCTCGACCCGGGGTTGCTTCAGCcacagaaaagaatttttaattcctTCTAGGTGTTCTGTCTTGGCTGTTTGCGTGGTCCACCAATCCCCGTGCACACGGCTGCAGTAATCCCGCCCATTATTGACTATCCAACCAATCAACGAGTGTTCTGCTTGGGGCCGGACCAGAACGCTCCGACGGTCACTAGGAGCCGGGAGTTGGGTGTTCTAGCCCCGCCCCCAGGCGGCTCGGCCAATCCCCTGAGGCGGAGCAGGATGACACCCAGGATGTGTCCCGAAGACCACGTGGCTCCAGGAGGCGCCAGTGCTAGGTAGGTGGAAGGTTACCCGGCCCGGGGGCGGAGCGGGACGGGCCGGCCTCGCCCCCGGTGACCCGCTGTTCTGTGCCCTCCGTCAGCCATGGGCGTGCAGCCCCCCAACTTCTCGTGGGTGCTCCCCGGCCGGCTGGCGGGGTTGGCCCTGCCCCGGCTCCCCGCCCACTACCAGTTCCTGCTGGACCAGGGTGTGCGGCACCTGGTGTCACTGACGGAGCGCGGGCCCCCGCACAGCGACAGCTGCCCCGGCCTCACCCTGCACCGACTGCGCATCCCAGACTTCTGCTCGCCGGGCCCAGAGCAGATCGACCGCTTCGTGAAGATTGTCGACGAGGCCAACGCCAGGGGAGAGGTCAGTGGGCGGGGTTAGCCCCGGGAGGGTGGGACTTGGGAGGGGTCAGCGGGGACACGCGGAGCTGGGGAGGGCGGGGCCAGGAATAACTTAGCTGGGTTCCGGGAGAAAGACTGGAGGAAGAGGGTGGGGCCAGGAGACCATCTCAACCAGAACAGAAAGCCAAAGCGGGGcggaggcggggggaggggggcggggcgggggcaagGGGGAGGAGTATGAAGAGGGCCCAGCAGTGTGAATTGGGCTCGAGGAAAGGCAACGAAGAACCAGCTGATGTTGAGTTGAGAAGGAGAAAGGGTGAACATACTTGGGAGAGATGAGGGTTGAAGTCAGGGGGTACTGAGCAGTCTCCAGAGCAAGGTTCTGTCCAAATGTAAtggagccacattttaaaaaggtaaacaagAAGCAGGAGAAATTCATCTTGATAATATAATTTAACCCAGTAActccaaaatatcatttcaacatataagcaatataaaataaattcttaaccagatatttatatttttcattgtccTACATCTTTAAAACCTGGTTGTATTTTACAAGTGAGGGTCAGGAGAGTGCTGGGAGGGCGTTGAGCTCCTCCCCACCCAGCTCCCCCTTCGCAGGCGGTGGGAGTGCACTGTGCCCTGGGCTTTGGCCGCACGGGTACCATGCTGGCTTGTTACCTGGTGAAGGAGCGGGGCCTGGCTGCAGGGGACGCCATCGCTGAGATCCGGCGCCTTCGACCCGGCTCCATCGAGACGTATGAGCAAGAGAAGGCGGTCTTCCAGTTCTACCAGCGAAGGAAATAAGGGACCTCAGCACTCTTCTGCCAGGCCCCCCACGGCCCTGACCTGTCTATTAGATGGGGCCAGAGATGCGGAAGTGAACTCAAAGTGCTAAGCCCTCCAGCGGTCAAAAGACAGAAGTAGCCCTTCCTGCAGGCAGGTCCTGGTAGGAGGATGGCTGGAGCAGCACCAATGTGGGGTGTCCCTCTGCCACTGCCTTGAATAAATAAAGAACCAGCTCACATTGCATAGCACTTTAAGTTTACAAAGTGCTCCCACACTTTGTGACTTTTTTTGCGCCTCACAATAGCCCCATAATAAAGGGAAGGCAGAAGGGCCATCCCTTCTTTGGATGAGGCGGCCAAGGCTCAGAAAGGCGCAAGGTTACACTTCCGGAAAGTGGAAGTATGGGCTAGGACTACAGCACACATTTTCAGCCTTTTAAAGATGCTGAAACTCTTATGTATCCGATCTCTAATAATATTTGATGTGTCTTCTGGGGAGCTGGTCAATGAAAAGGAATCAAATCCCTGGCAGCCCAAGGTCTCTGATGCTCGCAGGCCAGGAGGGACCCTGTGGACACAGCCCCTCAGTCCAGGCCCGCATGCCCCACGTGTGTCATCCCTTTAGCCCTCTTACGACAGAGAAGGCCTGGATGCTGTGCTCACAGATAATCACTGTCTCCATCTCCCAGGGGCTGGGTGCCTTTCCCCAGCCTCAGGCTGCTCCGCTCACCTGTGACCTCCAGCCCATTATGCTGCCCCACAGCGTGAGGCTGAGGAATGCCAGAACCCATTCTCTCTGGGCAGGTATGCAGAGGGTATTTGATGATTAAATGAAGACATTCAGGGCTTCGAACCTTGGCCATGTTTCTCAGATGTTACCTTCACTTCCCCATTGGATGCCATGataccagcaccaccaccacaccTGCAGCTTCGAGAGATAGGATGAATGGGTTAGACTAGCCAGGTGGACTCTTTTTGCTATAACCCCTGCCTGAATTCCTGTCCGCTCTTCTGTAATGGCAGGCCAGGATGGATAAGGTAGGAATTCATCATGAAATGTGTACTGAGTGCCTGTATACCAGGCTTTGTTAGATGCAGAGGCCCTGCAGCTGAAGGGGACATGATTCACAGCCTTCTGGAGGCAGGGAGCCCGACAGAGTCCAACCACATAGAATAGGTACCATGGCAGACATGCGTTCCACATCCAATGGAGACATGGAGGGAGGAGGCAAGGGTCCCCCTGCAGACCCCAGCCTTTGTAGCCCAGGCCACTACCAGCTCCAGGCCACCCACTCCTCACTgcatcttccttcctctgccGCCCACCCAACTCAACCCCCCTCCGACCCTCTTAGACAAAAGGAGTATGAGCCAGAGTCTTGCCAATCTAGCAGCGAGAGCAAGACTGTAAAGTGCCCTCGCCGCCCCCGcctcctttcctctgtgtgtcgaATCTGGATAATCAGTTCCTTCATTCTGTTCCCTTGGTCCCCACCCAGTTTACCCAGGTGAGGGCATCTCtcaaagagaagaacctacagtTCCAAGCATTCAGGCTAAAACAGAGGAGTGAGAAGTAGCAGAAGAGGGGAAGCACTGAAGCCCTTACCCTCTGCTCATCAAAGTCccctctgccctgcccacccacccactcCTCCCGCAACAGCATGACCCATTCTGTTTCCTGATGCAAACCAGAGCAACTTCCAAAGGAGTAttttgattgtgtgtgtgtgtgcgcgcgtgtttGTGTGTACACGCGAAGGTGGTGGGGCAGGAAGGGTATGAACAGCCCACTTCCTGGATCCCTTCCCTCCAGTTACCAGGATGCGGGGAGAGAAGAGACAGGCTTGAAGCTGCACCTCGGAGTTCTGTCTCTGATCCCAACCCGCTGGGGTCACACAACCGTTCCTCACGTTGTCTGAGCCTCCATTCCTATCTTAACTCCAACCCCCCACATCCTCTGCCCTGCAGGAGAGGAAGCTGCCCTTCTCTTTCTCCCAACCCTCTttcaaaggagaggaaaaattTTTCTAACTCCATTAAAACCCTGTGTGCAGCCTCCATCCCCATAATTTCAGCAGGTCTCCTCTGCCTCAAGAGTTCCTCAGGGAAATAAACATACAATTATGTGCTTAAGGAAAttggtttgtttggggttttttttgcggtacgcgggcctctcactgttgtgacctctcccgttgcggagcacaggctccggacgcgcaggctcagcggccatggctcaggggcccagccactccgcggcatgtgggatcttcccggaccagggcacgaacccgtgtcccctgcatcggtaggcggactctcaaccactgtgccaccagggaagcccaggaaattgGTTTTTAAATAAGTAAGAGTTGACTTGAAATGAAAAACTCTGCGCTTGGCCTTCCATCTACCTTGAGAGGTTAGCCTGAGTCTCTCTTTGGGctctttcccaccccacccccaatttttTGCCTTCGCACCACACCCTCTTCTGTATATGGCCACCAAAGAGGGATTGCAGACTAGCTGTGACCCTTCCCCATTCTACCCCACACTGAGATGACAGGTGAGAGGAACAAGCCGCTTCCATTGACAAAGAATCTCCGCAT belongs to Pseudorca crassidens isolate mPseCra1 chromosome 2, mPseCra1.hap1, whole genome shotgun sequence and includes:
- the DUSP23 gene encoding dual specificity protein phosphatase 23 isoform X1, which codes for MGVQPPNFSWVLPGRLAGLALPRLPAHYQFLLDQGVRHLVSLTERGPPHSDSCPGLTLHRLRIPDFCSPGPEQIDRFVKIVDEANARGEAVGVHCALGFGRTGTMLACYLVKERGLAAGDAIAEIRRLRPGSIETYEQEKAVFQFYQRRK
- the DUSP23 gene encoding dual specificity protein phosphatase 23 isoform X2 is translated as MGVQPPNFSWVLPGRLAGLALPRLPAHYQFLLDQGVRHLVSLTERGPPHSDSCPGLTLHRLRIPDFCSPGPEQIDRFVKIVDEANARGEERGLAAGDAIAEIRRLRPGSIETYEQEKAVFQFYQRRK